Sequence from the Bicyclus anynana chromosome 2, ilBicAnyn1.1, whole genome shotgun sequence genome:
CTGCATAAATATTAGCGTTCACAGTTTGTACAACAGACCGTTAAATGTTATTGAGATAGTTAAGGCACAGAATAAATAGTACTAGTTAGAGTAAGATATTATAAGAACGGTAACTACGAGTacattgtgtgcattttaatctatactatcaTAATAAAAGCTGTGTCTGTTTGTTACGTTTTCTTGATcaacattattatcagccgatggacgcccactgctcgacatagacctcttgtatggacttccaagcacaacggtctcgatccggcatccagcggctgcctgCCACCAGCTTCCACCACGTCCACCTCATCCATCCACCTGGGGACCTTAACGTCCTTAAcgttagttagcccttgaccacaatctcacctgttgataagtgattatgcaatctaagatgaaagcgggctgacttgtttgaaaatccaaacccctttccacacgacattgtaccggaacgctaaatcgcttggcgctacgtctttgctGCTGGGGTCGTAagtagccacggctgaagcctcccaccagccagacctggaccaattgtgTACATAACTATTGTGTAAAGTTGGCTTTGCTTTGAAGGAATTTGACGTTTAAAACctctaatccatgtttataaataagaccGGGAGTCTTTAGCGAAGGGTAGGTTTAAATAGAgcgatataaaataaacaataataattatcatttatttgaaaaaaaaaacatagtaaaaAGTTCTTAATACGTATGTGTTAGTAGTACATGAAAAAGTGTTAGCAATGggttagttaaatattaaactgtATAAATGTGGCCTTCGACTGCAGGTGTGCACATCATTCCAAGCTCTCCAGAGAGCTAATCTGTACGCCCGCGTAGGTGCTGAGGAGGGCGTTGGAGTCACAACTCTGGAGATCAGTAATGCCACCCAGCACCGCTCTCAGCTCATTATAGTACTGGACCCGTAGGAAGTCGTAGGCCCGCTGCGTATATTCGGTATCGGTCCACAGTCTACAGGTGTAGAAGGATTGGCAATAAGCTCTAAACAGTGTGAGCTTTACTTCTACCCTTCACCTGTAGAATCTGCGTGCCAACATATTACCTCGAATCGACAGCGCCCTACGCTCCCGCTCGATACCATCGTCACTGAGGCGATCCGTTACTATATGACCGAGGTATTTAAACTCAGTCTCTTGTCTCAGGGGAGAACTACTCATTATATTTGGTTTAAAGTCTtggttttgttttatactaCCTCTGAAAACAAGGAACTCACTCTTTTTTGCGTTATATCTGAGTCCATTTACCCCACCATATTCCTCACAAATTCTTAGAAGCTTTCTAAGACCACAAACCGAGGTGCTAAGCAAAAAACCATATCATCTGAATAACTAATGTTATTAATTGCAACACCATCAATCGAGCATCCAACACTGGCCTTATCGAGCTTCTCGATCAACtgattcaaataaatattgaagAGCCTAGGTGACGACAGTCCTCCCTGTTTTACTCaacatttcattttataaacttCACTAAAATCCGAATCCCACTTGACCACGTTTGTctgattatacaaataatataatttactttcACACATCTCTTATCACACATTttctttaatagtttattttgatCTCATCATAGTATTCATTTATCAACCCGGAAGAAAACTCTTACAAACAATTTTCAAGCACCTACACCAAGATTTTATACCTAGATATAGTTTAATTATGCATTTCATGTGTTCAAAGCGCAGGCGTATCCTATTCTCCGTAATGATGTGTATAATGTAAGAGATTTACACGCACGAGCACTCGCCGACGGCTCGTGAACGGAGTTATGAAATTGTTATACATTACGATTTTATAAGCTTTACCAACGAACGTTTGCGTTGGGCAACGTTGTTTTACAATATAGATGTACGAAACTTTACAGCGAACGTATGTTAATCTATGTATCTACGATAATAAAtgttatgtataatttaatgttattataatattaacttaaggGAAATCGTCCATTACTAcacaatgaaataattatactaTACTCTGTAGTTTTTTGCGATAATCGGAAAAAATCGTTGCATATTTCGCAatcaaaatattaagtataatactaatatattcctattcaatttttatttctacgcctttgccggtagggtggttactaatCACGGCCGAAACCACCCACGATCACAGTTCtgaaacaattaagaaaacctcaatcggcccaagcGGGGAAAACTGGGGAAAGCCAGGGAAgtcctaaaaatattaaattaacatttaattttttttttgtaaccaaTTATCTACAgagtagaaataaatgaatagatAAATGTTTCATGTTAATAATATGAATCTTTTCAGAACACTACAGAAATGAAAATGTACTCTAAATCTTGTGTACCTATTTTACTAACTTGTAATTGAATcccattagaatcttagccgaaataatattcgccaacagggaaaatGAGCTgattattttcacaccgatccCGCTTTGCAAATGCATATTATCTTATTGATTTATGTATTCTGGATAACTGAAGATTTTTCACTGGCCGGCCACAGCTTGTGACTCGGCGCATATAGTATCAGCAgggaaaatatgtatatattccACATTCCATATACACCTGTGAAGAATGCTGAAGTATATTCAAGTTGTATATATTCATCCCACTTCCACTGTCCTTCAGCCACTTGTCCcaaaataaaaccaataacaGTCAAGGCAGCGCAAAGCAATGTAGCCAACATCATAAACATAAATCTGTAAATGCTCATTGAAGGTAAACTCTGGCGTCTCTGAGATATATTTAGGAATGCTTGCCAGACCATGTAACAcaagaacaaaaaatatactCCAGTTGAGATGCCAGCCAGTATGATGAATTTCAGCGCTAAGTTTGTGCCTAAATCTGTAACCCAGATAGAGTAGAACGGGTTCCGCAACTGAACTCCCCTGGCACATATGTCAAATATGAAAAGAGAAATGCATCCCATAGCAACAGCACTCAAATGACGGCAATATTGTTTAAGAGAGCTCTGAGCCGATGTATCTTGGATCAGCATATGTTCCCCGGCAAATACAAGCCAGAACGAGAACAGCATTGCATAAAATATTCCTTGTATAATATCCCCCAACAGCAGTATGAATGGCAGGTCATATTGTAAAGTCAAATATTCTATTGGTGCATTCAAAAAGCACAATGCTATGCCTAAACTTAGCAACATCTTTTCCAGTAGGACAGGCTTCCTTTCCAAAATATGAATCCGAAGCCAGAACCAGACGAGTATTGCAATGATACATGGAAAGAATACAGTTTTTAGTGAAAGCCACACTTTGGTAAAGCCACTGTTTTGGTTGATAACGGTTACCCACAGATTTTGTATATGACCAATATGGACATTCATGTTAGGCTTATCGACTGGTAACCGTATGTTTAGTAAGTAATAGTCATGGTAAAGTGAACCAAGTTCAAACAGGGGCACAGCTGAGCAGGTGTACAAGTAATTTGCAAATTTATTATCAATGTCACAGTATAGAACTCTCTTTTCCCTCGACTGTGTGTACAGTTTCCAAGCGTCGTCCGGGTCGCCTTTGTTTCGGTAGGCCAACCGCGCGTCTATCTTGATCGACCTCCGCGGTGTCGCTTCCATTTGGGGGTGGTAGAGTATGTCAACTTGTAAAACGCCTATCAAATTCTGTTGCCATCTTGAATATTCGTAAGTAAACGACTCTCGAGGCACCAGCATTTGAAATGCATAGACGATGTCGCGCTCCGAGACCTCATGATGAATGCTGTTAAGGTCAATCTTCTCACATTTACCCGCGCCGTGATAGTAATACCACTTCGTTGTGTCATTTTTCATAATAGATGTATCTTTACATACGGTTCCGAGAATACTTTGTGCGTTTACAGGCGCGGGTGCGACCAAACCACCGATTAGGAAACATACTACTTGGCACAACAAAAGAAATGTCACTAACACAGTGAGTTTCCGCCCGCTCAAGTTTTTAATTATAGTCCCCACCATTTTACGCGTTTTAGCGAATagttgatataatatatataatgtatcatctatggatATAATTCCATCAATTGTTGTTGAAACTTGAAACCGACGGTTCGACGCTAATTGACAGAATGACATTTACTAGAGCTGAGCGTTTTTAAACGAACACAGAAATCAGTTTGTCTGTGAAATATGAACGAAGTGTATCTCAGATAACTAACATTAGGTGTTTAGAAAAACGAAACGTGCACTCATGCCTCATGAATCTGTGGCTGCTATCGTCGTTCGTTCGTTTTTTAAATAGGCAAATAAATATATGCTCTAACCACAGCTTTAACATCATTTAATTATGAACTATTATTGAATGCATCCTAAAAACGGGAGTGGCGGTTAAGCAAAAGTGAATCTTATTTGTAAGTGCATAGATTTATAATTTCATTGATTCATAATACAGAATATTAAGGAATACGTTTCGTTTTCTTAACGGACTAATAAATACAGTACTCTATTAATATGAGGTTATGAGCTATTATTGAATatatcacaaaaactaaaataaactgtttttttaCGTTTGGAGTGGCGATTGTGCCAAAGTGAATCTTATTTCCaagtacatctatactaatattataaagaggtaaagtttgtaacaatCTTTTGTAAGGTAATCTTCGAAACCACTGAtctgattttaaaaagtagaatgtaattcaattaatttcatattttattgtcgtcgtcgttatcaacccatatacggctcactgctgagctcgagtctcctctcagaatgagagggtttaggccaatagcccaccacgctggcccaatgcggattggcagacttcacacacgcagagaattaagaaattttctggtgtgcaggtttcctcgcgatgttctcctttaccgttagagacacgtgatatttaatttcttaaaatgcacataactgaaaagttggaggtgcatgccccggaccggattcgaacccacaccctctggaatcggaggcagaggtcatatccactgggctatcacggctcatattaTTGTAACAACAGTCAAATAGTTAATAatgatagaacttcacttacaggtaagttcatttaatcattaattatctttgatgcgtatttcactgattgtcagttgtctttgaaAACGGGACTATTaatgtcaaaatcaatcaatgaatgagatgtcattatcaaatatcattaatatcttattgtgtcaagttagtgtcaaatccttatttaaaactgtcgcctgtcagttagtcacagataatgcaattaatttatttttttgtgtcgCATAATTTGGACCCGTGTTTGTACGGAGACTGGGTTTCTCATTTGAAAATTTGCAAAATTAATACTTAACTAAAAATGCATCGCGTCTACAGAAGCTATCATAGCGGCGCGATTGCAAACTTCGAAATTGGAACGTTTTATCAAAGGCCTTGTCTCTGGCCAGTGCGCGTTCACAACCTCCTTGTTTGACTCCACAGAGAATAATGCTCAGGAATTTCTATTTATATGTACGCGATTTTAACCCTATTAACCTGATATTTAAGAATCAATTTATCGTGCGACTAGTTCTAGTCTAGTGCAGAGTTCTAGTGCAGAGAAAGCCAGACTGATGTACAGTCCGAGGCTATGATAAGTATAGGTACTTCCCAGTTTGGAGCAATgcaaattattatcactattctGACCTGACTTTCGTGGGCGTTGTCAATTGTATAATCGTTATTTATAGGGAGTATCGGTCGAGATCGTGGGCATAAATTATCCGATCAATTCCAGGATTTGTATCCAATCTTGATAGAAGAGGGATTCTATGATAATAGCGCCGGGAATACTAAATTCTGCTTTTTGAAATACTAAGTAGGGAATTCTAGACGTATACTTTAGGCAAGGTAAGTATGTGtttttgtaggtacatattagaTTAATGAAAGACTTTTTAATATACCCACACACATAATAAAAATACGATTGAGAAGGTTTTAAATGTGCACTGTTATTTCATTTAGATTAGACCAATCAAATCTCAAAATTACGCGGGAGACATAAATCGTGGAAGACATACTTACATCGGAAAATCGTtagacgttgggatcccaaggcgctggaataGTCCTCACATTGAAAGGTATTGGTGGTTAAGATTAGGTTTTAGACAGTCTCCGTGGCgcatggtatgcgcggtagatttacaagaccgaggtcctgggttcgaaccccggcagggccgtttgaggttttcttaattggtcccggtctggctggtgggaggcttcggccgtggctagttgccaccctaccgtcaaagacgtaccgccaagcgatttagcgttccggtacgatgtcgtgtagaaactgaaaggggtgtggattttcatcctcctagtGTGAGTTGCAGCCAGCTTCATATCGTGGTGTTTgaagattttcaaaatgcagTTCTTTGAAGACCTGACAGATAGCATATAAGTCGTAGAACTATCACTGGAGTGCACattcgactgataatgatgattaatattAGAACGATATGAATaatgagaattttaaaaaagcttgaatgaaataaaaagtgTTCGTCTCGGGACGTTCGACAGAAGATATAACATAAACTAATtgctataattaattattgaatttcatTAAGAATCCTCTATTGTtggtgaaaaatattttgacagaaatttttgtaacgcgttacgttaccaaaCGGTTTACCCTCCTTCATCACTTAAAAAAACTAATGAATTACACAACACGTTGAGTTACGTACTTTGACCGTATATGTTCGTATATAAAACCATAAACACACTTGACTTTCTCAAAAGCGTAAACAGAGAAATGTCCATACGTTAATAGATATATCAACATTGGGAGACGTAACCCACGCACCAGCTTCGGGCGTGCGTGGGCAGATGGCGAGtgttaattcaataaaatgatACTGCAGTTGTTG
This genomic interval carries:
- the LOC112045294 gene encoding protein wntless-like, with amino-acid sequence MSFCQLASNRRFQVSTTIDGIISIDDTLYILYQLFAKTRKMVGTIIKNLSGRKLTVLVTFLLLCQVVCFLIGGLVAPAPVNAQSILGTVCKDTSIMKNDTTKWYYYHGAGKCEKIDLNSIHHEVSERDIVYAFQMLVPRESFTYEYSRWQQNLIGVLQVDILYHPQMEATPRRSIKIDARLAYRNKGDPDDAWKLYTQSREKRVLYCDIDNKFANYLYTCSAVPLFELGSLYHDYYLLNIRLPVDKPNMNVHIGHIQNLWVTVINQNSGFTKVWLSLKTVFFPCIIAILVWFWLRIHILERKPVLLEKMLLSLGIALCFLNAPIEYLTLQYDLPFILLLGDIIQGIFYAMLFSFWLVFAGEHMLIQDTSAQSSLKQYCRHLSAVAMGCISLFIFDICARGVQLRNPFYSIWVTDLGTNLALKFIILAGISTGVYFLFLCYMVWQAFLNISQRRQSLPSMSIYRFMFMMLATLLCAALTVIGFILGQVAEGQWKWDEYIQLEYTSAFFTGVYGMWNIYIFSLLILYAPSHKLWPASEKSSVIQNT